One Antarctobacter heliothermus DNA segment encodes these proteins:
- the pncA gene encoding bifunctional nicotinamidase/pyrazinamidase — protein MHALIVIDVQNDFCPGGALAVDKGDEIVQSINALMAEVDAVVLTQDWHPAGHSSFASSHVGKTPFELIEMPYGPQVLWPDHCIQGSPGANFHPDLEVDRADMILRKGFRTAIDSYSAFFENDHKTPTGLEGYLRTRGIDRLTMVGLATDFCVNFSAVDAAKLGFQVTVLQDLCRAIDLDGSLKAALDGMRQASVTLA, from the coding sequence ATGCACGCCCTGATCGTGATTGATGTTCAAAACGATTTCTGCCCTGGTGGCGCGCTGGCCGTCGACAAAGGCGATGAGATCGTCCAGTCGATCAACGCGTTGATGGCTGAGGTTGACGCTGTGGTACTGACGCAGGACTGGCACCCGGCGGGACATTCGTCCTTTGCCAGTTCGCACGTGGGCAAGACCCCCTTTGAACTGATCGAGATGCCTTATGGGCCGCAGGTGCTTTGGCCCGATCATTGCATACAGGGCTCGCCCGGGGCGAATTTTCACCCGGATCTGGAGGTCGACAGGGCCGATATGATTCTCCGGAAGGGCTTTCGTACCGCTATCGACAGCTATTCGGCGTTTTTCGAGAACGATCACAAAACCCCCACCGGGCTGGAGGGGTACCTGCGCACGCGTGGGATAGACCGATTGACCATGGTGGGACTGGCCACGGATTTCTGTGTGAACTTTTCGGCGGTGGATGCGGCAAAACTGGGGTTTCAGGTGACGGTTCTGCAGGATTTGTGCCGGGCAATTGATCTGGACGGTTCGCTAAAAGCGGCTTTGGACGGGATGCGGCAGGCCAGTGTCACGCTTGCGTGA
- the pncB gene encoding nicotinate phosphoribosyltransferase, whose product MVDIATRVWNHKWKIDPIVRSLIDTDFYKLLMCQSVFRKKRDTNVTFSLINRSQNVPLAKLIDEGELREQLDHIRSLSLSRGEGTWLRGNTFYGKRQMFRPDFMEWFENLRLPPYHLERVGDQYELTFEGKWPEVMLWEIPALAVLMELRGRAVLHDMGRFELQVLYARAMTKLWQKVEDLRQVPELRIADFGTRRRHSFLWQDWCVQAMLEGLGSSFVGTSNCLIAKNRDLEAIGTNAHELPMVYAALAEDDAALARAPYDVLADWQEEHDGNLRIILPDTYGTEGFLKRAPDWLAGWTGIRIDSGDPAAAAEEAINWWISRGEDPRKKLIIFSDGLDEKKILELYRQFDGRARVSFGWGTLLTNDFRGLTPDDRLAPFSLVCKAVSAEGNPTVKLSDNPNKAMGPAEEIARYKRVFGVGDQEAMEVVV is encoded by the coding sequence ATGGTCGATATTGCAACCCGGGTTTGGAACCACAAGTGGAAGATCGACCCGATCGTCCGGTCCCTGATCGATACGGATTTCTACAAGCTTTTGATGTGTCAGTCGGTTTTTCGCAAGAAACGCGACACCAACGTCACCTTCTCGCTGATCAACCGATCCCAGAATGTACCGTTGGCCAAGTTGATCGATGAGGGTGAACTGCGCGAACAGCTGGACCACATCCGCTCACTGTCGCTTTCGCGAGGGGAGGGGACATGGCTGCGCGGCAACACGTTTTACGGCAAACGACAGATGTTCCGGCCCGATTTCATGGAGTGGTTCGAGAACCTGCGCCTGCCTCCCTATCATCTTGAACGGGTGGGCGATCAGTATGAGCTGACGTTCGAGGGAAAATGGCCCGAGGTCATGCTTTGGGAAATCCCTGCACTTGCGGTCCTGATGGAGTTGCGCGGCCGTGCTGTGCTGCATGATATGGGCCGGTTCGAATTGCAGGTGCTGTACGCGCGCGCAATGACCAAGCTATGGCAAAAGGTCGAAGACCTGCGGCAGGTGCCGGAATTGCGTATCGCGGATTTCGGAACGCGGCGGCGGCATTCGTTCCTGTGGCAGGATTGGTGCGTTCAGGCGATGCTGGAGGGGCTGGGCAGCAGCTTTGTCGGGACGTCCAACTGCCTGATTGCCAAGAACCGTGATCTGGAGGCGATTGGTACAAATGCACATGAGTTGCCGATGGTCTACGCGGCATTGGCCGAAGACGATGCGGCGCTGGCGCGGGCTCCCTATGACGTGTTGGCGGATTGGCAAGAAGAGCATGATGGCAACCTGCGGATCATTCTTCCCGACACCTACGGCACCGAAGGGTTCCTGAAACGTGCGCCGGACTGGCTGGCGGGCTGGACCGGCATCCGCATCGATTCAGGTGATCCGGCGGCGGCGGCGGAAGAGGCGATCAACTGGTGGATAAGCCGGGGCGAAGACCCGCGCAAAAAGCTGATCATCTTTTCGGACGGGTTGGATGAGAAGAAGATACTGGAACTCTATCGGCAGTTCGATGGCCGGGCGCGGGTGTCCTTTGGCTGGGGCACTTTGCTGACCAATGATTTCCGCGGGCTGACACCGGATGATCGGCTCGCGCCCTTCAGTCTTGTGTGCAAGGCGGTCAGTGCCGAGGGCAACCCGACGGTCAAACTGTCGGACAATCCCAACAAGGCGATGGGCCCGGCAGAGGAAATCGCGCGTTACAAGCGTGTTTTCGGCGTCGGGGATCAGGAGGCGATGGAGGTCGTCGTTTAA
- a CDS encoding vWA domain-containing protein, which translates to MKTLEYVFVALIVILVGLLILDSGVLEPRMVLRIASDPENRAVEPLIQDWAEENDTDIEITYLTSTAITRELAKGAGTDFDAVWPSSSLWIALGDPQKVVQHETSVSRSPVVLGLRTSIAKELGWIGRTDVTVQDIHTAAKEGKFRLSVASATQSDSGALAYFGFLHALSNTSEALTMETLADPAVRDEMRDLLAQVDRSSGDDDWLAQALVDNSAAFEAMINTEALLIDANRKLIAEGREPLFAIYPTDGLAMADSPIGYISKGDGDKETKFLELRAFLSTPEVQDVLSGQGRRVVSAGSDTPDPTIWNPDWGIDLARSLAPVPTPSSEVIAEAFRLYQTDLRKPSLTVWLLDVSGSADGTPIQEIKDAVGTLLDPDAAAARLLQPSPRDVTILIPYNHNILDPIVIAGDQTAESEQARRLIDTLQADGGLDVFYALYEGFEAFRPQAEDGTLTDFLPAIIAVIDGTSDTETRTPLLAHMDQTPYTRAIPIHTIAMGDADPDQLAQLTRLSAGRLFTGSTDLAEVLWAARGYN; encoded by the coding sequence ATGAAGACGTTGGAATATGTATTTGTTGCCTTGATCGTGATCCTCGTCGGGCTTCTGATCCTGGACTCCGGCGTACTTGAACCCCGCATGGTGCTGCGTATCGCGTCAGACCCTGAAAACCGCGCCGTCGAGCCGCTTATTCAGGATTGGGCCGAGGAAAATGATACCGACATAGAAATCACCTATCTCACCTCAACGGCTATCACGCGTGAACTGGCCAAAGGGGCAGGCACAGATTTTGACGCGGTTTGGCCCTCCAGTTCTCTATGGATCGCGTTGGGCGATCCGCAAAAGGTGGTGCAACATGAGACCTCTGTGTCCCGCTCGCCGGTTGTGCTGGGCCTGCGCACTTCCATCGCCAAGGAACTTGGGTGGATTGGTCGAACCGATGTGACCGTTCAGGACATCCACACCGCCGCAAAGGAAGGCAAGTTCCGCTTGTCGGTGGCTTCTGCAACGCAATCGGATTCCGGGGCTCTGGCCTATTTCGGATTTCTTCACGCGCTGTCGAACACATCCGAAGCGTTGACCATGGAGACTCTCGCCGATCCTGCTGTGCGGGACGAAATGCGCGATCTGCTGGCGCAGGTGGATCGATCTTCCGGGGACGACGACTGGCTGGCACAGGCGCTGGTCGACAACAGTGCCGCCTTTGAAGCCATGATCAACACAGAGGCCTTGTTGATCGACGCCAACCGAAAACTGATCGCAGAGGGCAGGGAGCCGCTGTTTGCGATCTACCCGACCGACGGACTTGCCATGGCCGACAGCCCAATTGGCTACATTTCCAAAGGGGATGGAGACAAAGAAACCAAATTTCTGGAGCTTCGGGCGTTCCTGTCTACGCCAGAGGTGCAGGACGTGTTGTCCGGTCAGGGCCGCCGCGTCGTCTCTGCCGGTTCTGACACCCCCGACCCCACGATTTGGAATCCCGACTGGGGCATCGACCTCGCTCGCTCCCTTGCGCCGGTTCCGACGCCCTCGTCCGAAGTCATTGCAGAGGCGTTCCGGCTTTATCAGACCGATCTGCGCAAACCGTCACTAACGGTCTGGCTGCTGGATGTGTCCGGGTCGGCCGACGGCACGCCGATACAAGAGATCAAGGACGCCGTGGGAACTTTGCTGGACCCGGACGCTGCAGCCGCACGACTGCTGCAACCCTCGCCCCGCGATGTGACGATCCTCATTCCCTATAACCACAACATTCTGGACCCGATCGTAATCGCAGGCGACCAGACCGCCGAATCCGAACAGGCGCGCCGACTGATCGATACCTTGCAGGCCGATGGGGGCTTGGATGTGTTTTACGCCCTGTACGAAGGGTTTGAGGCCTTTCGTCCGCAGGCAGAGGACGGCACGCTTACCGATTTTCTGCCCGCCATCATCGCCGTGATCGATGGCACCTCTGATACAGAGACCCGCACGCCGTTGCTGGCCCATATGGACCAAACTCCTTACACCCGCGCCATCCCGATCCATACTATCGCAATGGGCGACGCCGACCCGGATCAATTGGCGCAACTGACAAGGCTGTCCGCCGGACGCCTGTTCACCGGGAGCACGGATCTGGCCGAGGTGCTGTGGGCCGCCAGAGGATACAACTGA
- the hisC gene encoding histidinol-phosphate transaminase has translation MTAIKPQPGIMDIALYVGGKSHVDGVTNVVKLSSNENPFGPSPAAQEAVKRSVHELHRYPSTDHRALRDAIGEVHGVDPERVICGVGSDEIITFLCQAYAGPGTEVVYTEHGFAMYRISALAAGATPVEVRERERVTDVDAILAGCTDRTRLVFIANPNNPTGTMIGLAEVERLAEGLPEQCLLVLDGAYAEYVEGYDGGAKLVEHRDNVVMTRTFSKLYGLGGLRVGWGYGPKDVIDVLNRVRGPFNLSGTALAAAEAAVRDTTFVEKCRSENTRLRGWMAEALAEHGVPSDTSTANFVLARFADQEEAEACDLYLQKQGLIVRRVAGYNLPHCLRITVGDEPSCRQIAHYVGLFKAGAR, from the coding sequence ATGACAGCGATCAAACCACAGCCGGGTATCATGGACATCGCTCTGTATGTGGGCGGGAAATCCCATGTCGACGGCGTTACCAATGTGGTGAAGCTCAGCTCGAACGAGAATCCGTTCGGGCCAAGCCCCGCCGCACAGGAAGCCGTCAAACGGTCGGTGCATGAACTGCACCGCTATCCGTCCACCGACCACCGGGCATTGCGTGATGCCATTGGCGAAGTGCACGGGGTGGACCCCGAGCGGGTGATCTGCGGCGTCGGCTCGGATGAGATCATCACCTTTCTCTGTCAGGCATATGCCGGGCCGGGCACCGAAGTCGTGTATACTGAACACGGGTTTGCCATGTACCGCATCAGCGCACTGGCCGCCGGGGCGACCCCGGTTGAGGTGCGCGAGCGTGAACGGGTGACGGATGTGGACGCGATCCTTGCGGGCTGCACCGACAGGACGCGGCTGGTGTTCATCGCCAACCCCAACAACCCCACCGGCACGATGATCGGTCTGGCCGAGGTGGAGCGTCTGGCGGAGGGACTGCCTGAGCAGTGCCTTCTGGTGCTGGACGGCGCCTATGCAGAATATGTCGAGGGCTATGATGGCGGTGCCAAGCTGGTCGAGCATCGCGACAACGTGGTGATGACGCGGACTTTTTCCAAACTGTATGGTTTGGGCGGGCTGCGCGTCGGCTGGGGCTATGGCCCGAAAGACGTGATTGATGTGCTCAACCGGGTGCGCGGGCCGTTCAACCTGTCCGGCACCGCACTGGCAGCGGCAGAAGCGGCAGTGCGTGACACCACATTCGTCGAGAAGTGCCGGAGCGAGAACACGCGCCTGCGCGGCTGGATGGCCGAGGCACTCGCCGAACACGGCGTTCCCAGTGACACCTCGACTGCCAATTTCGTGCTGGCACGGTTTGCCGATCAGGAAGAGGCCGAAGCCTGTGATCTGTACCTCCAAAAGCAGGGGCTGATCGTGCGGCGTGTGGCGGGCTACAACCTGCCCCATTGCCTGCGCATCACGGTCGGGGACGAACCGTCGTGCCGGCAGATCGCGCACTATGTGGGGTTGTTCAAGGCGGGCGCGCGATGA
- a CDS encoding prephenate/arogenate dehydrogenase family protein, with product MSVIYPRVALIGLGLIASSMFWAMKRGGLADHVMGYARSEDTRETARRIGLGDEVVDTLVDAVRDADLVVLATPVGVMGRIAEEIAPHLKPGATVIDVGSVKRTVIEEVGPHIPAGVQFVPCHPMAGTEHSGPEAGFASLFDNRWCLVVPVEDADPEAVARVEAYWQAMGANTEVMEPEHHDLVCAVVSHVPHLIAYTMVGVADDLRRVSDQEVIKFSAAGFRDFTRIAASDPTMWRDVFLTNKEATIEILGRFTEELMALQRAIRTGDGEQLHAYFTHTRAIRRGILQAGQDTNEPDFGRAKVKR from the coding sequence ATGAGTGTGATTTATCCCCGCGTTGCGCTGATCGGGCTGGGACTGATCGCCTCGTCGATGTTCTGGGCTATGAAACGTGGCGGTCTGGCCGACCATGTCATGGGATATGCCCGGTCCGAAGACACGCGCGAGACAGCGCGGCGGATCGGCTTGGGCGATGAGGTGGTCGACACTTTGGTCGATGCTGTGCGCGATGCCGATCTGGTGGTATTGGCTACGCCGGTGGGCGTCATGGGCCGCATCGCCGAAGAGATCGCGCCGCATCTGAAACCGGGGGCCACGGTGATCGACGTCGGCAGCGTCAAGCGCACGGTGATCGAAGAGGTCGGGCCGCATATTCCCGCGGGCGTGCAATTTGTCCCCTGTCACCCCATGGCAGGGACAGAGCATTCCGGGCCTGAGGCGGGCTTTGCCTCACTCTTTGACAATAGGTGGTGCCTTGTCGTGCCAGTCGAGGACGCCGATCCCGAAGCGGTTGCGCGGGTCGAGGCCTATTGGCAGGCGATGGGTGCCAACACAGAGGTGATGGAGCCAGAGCACCACGACCTTGTTTGTGCCGTGGTCAGCCATGTGCCGCACCTGATTGCCTATACAATGGTGGGTGTGGCCGACGATTTACGGCGAGTGTCCGATCAGGAAGTGATCAAGTTCTCGGCTGCGGGTTTCCGCGATTTCACCCGGATCGCGGCCAGCGACCCCACCATGTGGCGCGACGTGTTTCTGACCAACAAGGAGGCCACGATCGAGATTCTTGGCCGCTTTACCGAAGAGTTGATGGCGCTGCAGCGGGCCATTCGAACTGGCGATGGTGAGCAGCTTCACGCCTATTTCACCCATACGCGGGCCATTCGGCGTGGCATTCTGCAAGCGGGTCAGGATACCAATGAACCCGATTTCGGTCGTGCAAAGGTAAAACGGTGA
- a CDS encoding extensin-like domain-containing protein translates to MKHLALGLCCLVMLGSCGARERVSNGLDKIGNAFAGSDGGGLCGDPALQGEVVGAVPGKLSACGIEDAVRLQSVGNVRLSQGALMDCKTARALEVWVREGAKPAVGRRGGGVSGLKVAAHYSCRTRNNQPGAPISEHGRGKAIDISAILLKDGSSITVEDGWDRRKDGKALRRMHKEACGVFGTVLGPESDRFHRDHFHFDTRRHGNGAYCR, encoded by the coding sequence GTGAAACACCTCGCTCTTGGTCTGTGCTGTCTTGTGATGCTTGGGTCCTGCGGGGCGCGAGAGAGGGTGTCGAACGGGCTGGACAAGATCGGGAACGCCTTTGCCGGCAGCGATGGCGGTGGCCTGTGCGGCGATCCGGCGCTGCAGGGTGAAGTTGTCGGCGCCGTGCCGGGCAAGCTGTCAGCCTGCGGGATCGAGGACGCGGTGCGGCTGCAATCCGTGGGCAACGTGCGCCTGAGCCAAGGCGCACTGATGGATTGCAAGACGGCGCGCGCGCTGGAGGTTTGGGTCCGCGAAGGCGCGAAACCGGCCGTGGGTCGGCGAGGCGGCGGTGTGTCGGGACTTAAGGTGGCGGCGCATTACTCCTGCCGGACCCGCAACAACCAGCCAGGCGCGCCGATTTCGGAACATGGACGCGGCAAGGCGATCGACATTTCGGCGATCCTGCTCAAGGACGGGTCCAGCATCACGGTCGAGGATGGCTGGGACAGGCGCAAGGATGGCAAGGCGCTACGCCGGATGCACAAGGAGGCCTGTGGGGTCTTTGGCACGGTTCTTGGGCCGGAATCAGACCGTTTTCACCGCGACCATTTCCACTTTGACACCCGGCGGCACGGCAACGGCGCCTATTGTCGGTAA
- a CDS encoding flotillin domain-containing protein, with amino-acid sequence MDNITPILIIVVAVLAFVVLIMLVLARLYRRATREVSIVRTGAGGKKVIMDGGVIVIPLFHEVSPVNMKTLRLEVQRNGEAALITQDRMRVDVGVEFYVSVMPTEEGIARAAQTLGDRTFYIDQLREMIEGKLIDSLRSVAAKMSMDQLHENRADFVQEVQNTVSEDLTKNGLSLESVSLTALDQTPFEALDENNAFNAVGMRRLAEVITKSRKERANIEAEADVAVRRAEMEASRQKIAIEQDEEQARIEQIQRIQTMRMAQESEIAARTEDSKRETERSRIAREESVRSAEIERERKIREAEIAKERQLEVAEQDRQIIIAQKSEEESRARASADLARAEATKAMEAVTTAKQVAEAERTKQIALIEAAREAERLATAIRLSAQAEKDAASDRASARREEAQADADAITIRAEAKKMDLLAEAEGKRAIADAENVLSAGLIAMKIDLARIEALPRILAEAVKPAEKIDSIRIHHLSGLNGTQGGGAGGTGAGDKPPVNQALDSILGMAVQLPALKKLGEELGMTMDGTIDGLMGGTPQAEATDGPAPTDEDANPDTPPAPAA; translated from the coding sequence ATGGATAACATTACCCCCATTCTCATTATCGTCGTGGCCGTTCTGGCCTTCGTCGTCCTCATTATGCTTGTACTTGCCCGCCTCTATCGCCGCGCCACCCGTGAGGTCAGCATTGTCCGGACCGGTGCCGGCGGCAAAAAGGTGATCATGGACGGCGGTGTCATCGTCATTCCGCTGTTTCATGAGGTCAGCCCCGTCAACATGAAGACGCTGCGTCTGGAGGTGCAGCGCAACGGTGAGGCCGCTCTGATCACCCAGGACCGGATGCGTGTCGATGTCGGCGTTGAATTCTACGTCTCCGTCATGCCCACCGAAGAGGGCATCGCCCGCGCCGCCCAGACACTGGGCGACCGCACCTTCTATATCGACCAGTTGCGTGAGATGATCGAGGGCAAGCTCATCGACAGCCTGCGCTCTGTCGCCGCCAAGATGTCGATGGACCAGTTGCACGAAAACCGCGCCGATTTTGTCCAAGAAGTGCAGAATACGGTATCAGAGGATCTGACCAAGAACGGTCTTTCGCTGGAGTCGGTCTCACTCACAGCACTGGACCAGACCCCGTTTGAGGCGCTGGACGAAAACAACGCCTTCAACGCGGTCGGTATGCGCCGCCTTGCCGAGGTCATCACCAAGTCCCGCAAGGAACGCGCCAACATCGAGGCAGAGGCAGACGTCGCCGTGCGCCGGGCGGAAATGGAGGCCTCGCGCCAGAAAATCGCCATCGAGCAGGATGAGGAACAGGCCCGCATCGAACAGATCCAACGCATTCAGACAATGCGCATGGCACAAGAATCGGAAATCGCTGCCCGCACCGAAGACAGCAAACGCGAAACCGAACGCTCGCGCATCGCGCGAGAGGAATCCGTTCGCAGTGCTGAGATTGAACGTGAGCGCAAAATCCGCGAAGCCGAGATCGCCAAGGAACGCCAGCTTGAAGTAGCCGAGCAAGACCGCCAGATCATCATCGCGCAAAAATCCGAAGAGGAAAGCCGCGCCCGCGCCAGTGCCGATCTTGCCCGCGCCGAAGCCACCAAGGCGATGGAGGCCGTGACCACCGCCAAACAGGTCGCTGAAGCCGAACGGACCAAACAGATAGCCCTGATCGAGGCTGCGCGTGAGGCCGAACGCCTTGCCACCGCAATCCGCCTTTCGGCGCAGGCCGAAAAGGACGCCGCCAGCGACCGAGCCAGCGCCCGCCGCGAAGAGGCGCAGGCCGATGCCGACGCGATCACCATCCGCGCCGAAGCCAAAAAGATGGACCTGCTGGCCGAGGCCGAAGGTAAACGCGCCATCGCCGACGCTGAAAACGTCCTGTCGGCCGGATTGATCGCCATGAAGATCGACCTGGCCCGGATCGAGGCACTGCCCCGGATCTTGGCCGAGGCAGTTAAACCGGCTGAAAAGATCGACTCGATCCGCATTCACCACCTCTCGGGCCTGAACGGCACGCAGGGCGGCGGCGCAGGCGGCACCGGCGCGGGCGACAAACCCCCGGTCAATCAGGCGCTCGATTCCATTTTGGGCATGGCCGTGCAACTGCCAGCGCTGAAAAAGCTTGGAGAGGAATTGGGCATGACGATGGATGGCACCATTGATGGACTAATGGGTGGCACGCCCCAAGCCGAAGCCACAGACGGCCCCGCCCCAACCGACGAAGACGCCAACCCGGACACGCCGCCCGCTCCGGCGGCCTGA
- a CDS encoding OB-fold-containig protein gives MFELLLSDGMFPFTLALALLFGLLTLEVAFGILGGTLLGAGADGLDVDGPDLDVDMPDLGDLDIDLGLDGTDIDIGDLELASPDLDGPDVDGPDMDGDMPDGAPDGLASAAAWLGFGKMPALIWLAAILLAFGLSGLVIQVVASNIFGGPLPAWLTAVPAAAAAIWFARQFGALFARLLPKMETEALSERHLGRRAGVVTQGTAARGRPAEVRVTDRFGNSHYLRAEPLRDDVTIPQGTEVMVLRHRYESGYLLVALT, from the coding sequence ATGTTCGAACTGCTTCTGTCAGACGGAATGTTCCCGTTCACCCTCGCCTTGGCACTGCTGTTCGGGCTGCTGACGCTTGAGGTTGCCTTTGGCATCTTGGGCGGCACGCTGCTGGGCGCGGGCGCGGACGGTCTTGATGTTGACGGACCCGACTTGGACGTCGACATGCCGGACCTCGGCGATCTGGACATCGACCTGGGGCTGGACGGCACGGATATAGATATCGGCGATCTTGAACTGGCCAGTCCGGATCTGGACGGCCCTGACGTCGACGGTCCGGACATGGACGGCGACATGCCCGACGGCGCACCCGACGGTCTGGCCAGCGCCGCCGCATGGCTTGGCTTTGGCAAGATGCCCGCGCTCATCTGGCTGGCCGCAATCCTGCTGGCGTTTGGCCTGTCCGGCCTCGTGATTCAGGTCGTCGCCAGCAACATCTTTGGCGGCCCTCTGCCCGCTTGGCTGACCGCCGTGCCCGCCGCTGCCGCCGCAATCTGGTTTGCCCGGCAATTCGGCGCGCTCTTCGCGCGTCTGTTGCCCAAAATGGAAACTGAGGCGCTGTCCGAACGCCATCTGGGCCGCCGCGCGGGCGTCGTGACCCAAGGCACCGCCGCACGGGGCCGCCCCGCAGAGGTCCGCGTCACCGACCGTTTCGGCAACTCGCACTATCTCCGCGCCGAACCTCTGCGCGACGACGTGACCATCCCACAAGGGACAGAGGTCATGGTCCTGCGCCACCGTTATGAATCCGGCTACCTGCTGGTCGCACTCACCTGA
- a CDS encoding sterol desaturase family protein: MSDQITFPDVVQLAVPFFIAAILAELLWIRVTGKGGRYETRDAVTSLIMGAGNVTAGIALGFIAWGFFMFLWGLTPLDLGTALWVVLLCFVLDDLRYYWVHRFGHRIRWIWASHVNHHSSQHYNLTTALRQTWTYTFTFMMVVRAPLILLGFHPALVLFCGGLNLIYQFWIHTETIGRMPNWVEAVMNTPSHHRVHHGRNPRYLDANYAGVFIVWDKMFGTFVPELDEEKPDYGLVHNLGTFNPIRVAFHEWVGIWHDATQPGLRMRDRLMYCVAPPGWSHDGSRETSDQIKTRHLAAHPEERGTPGF; this comes from the coding sequence TTGAGCGACCAGATCACTTTTCCCGATGTCGTGCAGCTTGCCGTCCCCTTCTTCATCGCTGCGATACTGGCTGAACTTCTGTGGATTCGTGTCACCGGCAAAGGGGGCCGGTATGAAACGCGCGATGCCGTCACCTCATTGATCATGGGCGCAGGCAACGTGACCGCAGGGATTGCGCTCGGCTTTATCGCTTGGGGCTTTTTCATGTTCCTGTGGGGCTTAACACCGCTGGATTTGGGCACAGCGTTGTGGGTGGTCCTGCTGTGCTTTGTGCTGGATGACCTGCGCTATTACTGGGTCCATCGCTTTGGCCACCGCATCCGCTGGATCTGGGCCAGTCACGTCAATCATCATTCCTCGCAGCACTACAACCTGACCACGGCCCTGAGACAGACGTGGACCTATACCTTTACCTTTATGATGGTGGTGCGCGCGCCGCTGATCCTGTTGGGCTTTCATCCGGCGCTGGTGCTGTTCTGCGGCGGGCTGAACCTGATCTATCAATTCTGGATTCATACCGAAACGATTGGCCGGATGCCGAATTGGGTCGAGGCAGTGATGAACACGCCCAGCCACCACCGCGTCCACCATGGCCGCAACCCCCGTTATCTGGATGCCAACTACGCCGGTGTCTTTATCGTCTGGGATAAGATGTTCGGGACATTTGTCCCCGAACTGGATGAGGAGAAACCCGATTACGGGCTTGTGCACAACCTTGGCACCTTCAACCCGATCCGCGTCGCCTTTCACGAATGGGTCGGCATCTGGCACGACGCGACACAGCCGGGTCTAAGGATGCGGGATCGGCTGATGTACTGCGTCGCCCCACCAGGGTGGAGCCATGACGGCAGCCGCGAAACCTCGGATCAGATCAAGACGCGGCACCTAGCGGCACACCCAGAGGAACGTGGCACACCCGGCTTCTGA
- a CDS encoding TlpA family protein disulfide reductase, protein MKRLTLAAIYTAALMLANPVAADVEAAKAAATGDMRKMVFHAEPKAVGTADFMTFEGAPLNLSEWQGKWVVLNFWATWCAPCRKEMPMLAALQEEYGSDTFEVLTIATSRNPPPKMKAFFDEIGVDNLPLHRDPKSMLARQMGVLGLPVTLILNPEGQEVGRLTGDADWSSDDTRAVLDALMSGDGEG, encoded by the coding sequence ATGAAACGTCTCACGCTTGCGGCTATCTATACTGCTGCATTGATGCTTGCAAATCCGGTTGCTGCCGACGTCGAGGCCGCCAAGGCCGCGGCCACTGGCGACATGCGCAAAATGGTTTTTCATGCCGAACCAAAGGCCGTCGGCACCGCAGATTTCATGACTTTTGAGGGCGCGCCGCTAAACCTGTCCGAATGGCAGGGCAAATGGGTGGTTCTGAACTTTTGGGCGACATGGTGCGCGCCGTGCCGCAAGGAAATGCCGATGCTAGCCGCCTTGCAAGAGGAGTATGGCAGCGACACGTTCGAGGTGCTGACCATCGCCACCTCCCGTAACCCGCCGCCCAAGATGAAGGCCTTTTTTGACGAGATCGGCGTCGACAACCTGCCGCTGCACCGCGATCCCAAGTCGATGCTGGCGCGGCAGATGGGCGTCTTGGGCCTGCCCGTGACGTTGATCCTGAACCCCGAGGGGCAAGAGGTCGGACGGTTGACCGGCGATGCGGATTGGTCGTCGGACGACACGCGCGCCGTTCTGGATGCCCTGATGAGCGGTGATGGCGAAGGATAA